The Eggerthella guodeyinii sequence AAGTCGCCGAAGTTGTACGAGCTCATGATGGCGAACCCGCTGCCGCCTCCGCAGCAGTAGTTGTCCACGCCGTGCGGCGTCATCTCGCGGAATCCCGGCGCGATGGCCTTCAAGATGTCGCGCTGCGGCTTCACGATGCCCATCTGGCGCACGACGTTGCAGGGGTCGTGCAGGGTGACCGGGAAATCGTTCTTGGACGGATCGAACTTGAGCTTGCCCGTCTTCACGAGATCCGCCATGAGGGGCAGGAAGCTCTCCACCGGCACGCGCTCCTCCTCCGAGGCCATGCGGTCGGCGCTGATGGCGATGGCCTTGTGGGCGTGCCCGCACTCGCCCACCACGATGCGCCGGACGCCCAGCTTCTTCGCGGCCTCGAACTGCCCGAGCGCCACCTTCTTGGCCTGGAAGTCGTCGTACCAGATGCCGTAGTTCACGCTGTCGTAGCCCAGCAGGTCCGAGCTGAGGGTCCAGTCGATGCCCGCCTCGTCGAGCAGGATGGCGAAGGCCGCCGGGTTCTCCGGCCACGCGATGAACTCGCCGGCGTTGTGCATGAGCAGCACGTCGGCGCCCTTCTTGTCGATGGGGAACTTGATCTTGCGGCCCGTGCGCTCTTCGATGTCCTCCTCGATGAACTCGATGGTGTCGATGAGCGCCGGCTTCGTGAGGCCCGTCGTCGAGCCCGTCTTGAGCTGCAGCTGGGTGCCTTTCGCGTGCACCGGCGTGGGGGCGATGCCCATCTCCTGGCTGAACAGCTTGCGGATCTCCTTGGCTGCCAGGCCGTTGTCCAGCCCGAGGGGGCACGTCTGCGCGCAGCGGCGGCACAGGTTGCACCGGTAGGCGAGCTCGCCCAGACGCGCGATGCTCTCCCAGGTGACGTCCACGTCGGCGCCCACGAACCCGGGCATGAGCTTGCCGCCGGGCGTGAAGTGCTTCTTGTACATGCGGCGCAGCACGTCCACGCGGAAGCTCGGGCGGTAGATCTCGTCGCCGTTGCTGCCCTGGAACACGTGGCACGCTTCGGAGCACGTGTTGCACTTGGCGCAGTACTCCATCGTCAGCATGAGCGGCTGCAGCGAGCGCTTGTTGCTGTCCGCGAATAGCTTCTCGAGCCCGTTCAGGAACGAGAGGACGAACGCCTCCTCTTCCTCCTGCGTTTCGGGGCGCTTGAGCGTGTCGAGGGCGACGAAGCCGTCGAGCGAGGCGCAGTGCTCCTCGGCCCATGCGGGCTTCGGCTCCTTGAAAGGCGGCTCGAGGCCGTTTCGGTCGTACGGCGCGGGAAGCGGCGCGAGGTCGTCGAGCGGAGACAGGACGGGCGCGTCGTTCGCCATGTCGCGCGGGCGCAGCTGCTTGGTGTTCTGGGTCATGGCGCTATCCCTCCAACGTATCGGACGAGCTGGGACGGGTGTGCGGGGCCGACCAGGCGGCGGGCGCGGGGCCGCCGGCCTCGCGCTCGGCCATCGCGGCAACCTTGCTGCCCGCGACGTTGGGATCGTTGTCCCACAGCACCTTGTGGAAGGCGAAGAACTTGCCCACGTAATGGCTCATCTTGCTGAGCGGGATGTACAGGAGCATGATGCCGAGCAGCACGAGGTGCGCGACCACGACGGGCGGCAGGGGCGCCGCGTCGAACGCGAACACGCTGCGCGCCACGTCGAAGGGCGAGGCGAACAGCGTCCACGCCACGATGCCGGTGACGAGCGTGGCCAGGATGAGCAGGATGTTGAAGTACTCCTGAGGCGGCGTGTACGCGCGCAGGCTCTCGTCGACGGCGCGGCGCACGAGCAGCAGCACGGCGCCGATCGTGGACAGCGCGAAGCCCACCGCGCCCACGACGGCCGTTCCCACCACGAGGAACTCGGGGTTCCAGAACACGGTGAGGAGCAGCAGCAGGCTCCAGCCGAACATCACGTAGATGCCCAGGTGGAACGCGTACGACGCCCACCACAGGCTGCGCTGGTGCTTGAACAGCTTGCTGATGAGCAGCATCTCCTGCATGATGTCGACGACTTCGTAGACGGGATCGAGGCGGCGGGGCTTCTCCCACCAGTCCTCTTCCTCGAAATAGGAGCCGCCGTACTTGCCGCGGCCATCGCCCTCCTTGGGCACCGGGTAGAGCTCGACCCGCGAATGAACGGGCAAGTGGGCGTACTTCCACGCCTTGACGGCGGTGAGAACGACGAACCCCGCCAATCCGATGATGACAAAGACGAATCCCAGCAAAGCAGCATTCATCGTACCACCCCTCCCCAACCTCGTCTTGGCCGCGCATGGGCCTAGATACAAACTAAGGGACGCGGGTTCGAGTGTAAAATACCTATTTTGGATGGGGCGATGAACAAATCCTATGGCATGGTTTTTGTGCACGAACAGGCGTGCTCAACGGGATAAACGCGATGTTTTCGATCACCGCATGATAGAAATTCTTTATATCGCGATTGTAAATGCATATTTTACAGAATAATCTTAGTAGAGTACTTTAGTATACAGCTGAACAAGGTGGAAAGCGATCATCGCCGCTTCGGATAATTGCTTTTCACGTTCGTTCGTTAAGGCGTAGGGGGCCGTCGTGCGGGGAAAGCCTTTAGTTCGGCACGGTCCGGATGCGCACATGCGATATGCGGCATAGGAAGTTTTCCGATGTTTTGCTCATATCGTCCTGCCGGAACACAGGAGGAGGTGAGCCGTCTTGAGTTCTTTGGGGCAATTCGTCGTGTTCAAAGAGGTAGCCGATACCGGCAACGTCACTCAGGCAGCCAAACACCTGCATATCAGCCAACCGAGCGTAAGCATCCAAATCCAGAATCTCGAGCAGGAGTACAACGTCACGCTCCTCGAGCGCACCAACCGCGGCGTGCTGCTCACCGAGTGCGGCGAGATCTTCTACCAGTACATCAGCCAGGTGATTCAGGCCATGCGCGAAGCGCAGGAGGTCATGCTCGAGCACGAGGCGAAGCAGCACCGCAACGTGCACGTGGGGGCCACGCTCACCATCGGGGAGTACGTGGTGCCCTTCATAGCCGACGCGATGTATCACGAGCATCCCCAGATCAACCTCAACGTGAAGGTGGCGAACACCGCCAACATGGCCGAGGAGGTGCTCGACAAGCAGCTGCACCTCGCCCTCATCGAAGGGCCCGTGCCCACGAACCCCGACCTCATCATCGAGAACTTCTGGCACGACGAGCTGGTCATCGTCGTGGGCATCGACCATCCCTGGAGCAAGCTTCTGAGCGTGTCGCTCAACGAGCTCAAAGACGAGCGCTTCATCATCCGCGAGCAAGGTTCGGGCACGCGCAAGGTGATGGAGAACGCGCTGCAGGAAGGCGGGGTTGACGCCTCGGAGCTCAACATCACCATGGAGCTGAACAGCACGCGCGCCATCAAGCAGAGCGTGATGTCGGGCCTTGGCGTCACCATCATCTCGGCGCTCACCGTGCAGCGCGAATGCCGGCAAAAGCAGCTGTCCATGCTTCGGCTGGAAGGCTGCCAGCTGCAGCGCCCGCTCAACATCCTCACGCACAAGCGGGGCTTCCTCACCTCGGACGAGCAGACGTTCCTCTCCTTGATCCGCAACCGCAACCGGCTCAAGGAGATCCTGCCGCCCCCGCTGCTGCCGTAGCGCGGCTCCGGCGCCGAGGCGGCGTCCCGGACGCTTCGGACGCGGGCCCCTCGCTCGAGAACGAAAAAAAGCGCCCCGCGGGGCGCTTTGCTTTTCTGGCGGAGATGTGTGCGAATCGAACACACCCGAGACGTTCTGCACGCCTCACAGCGGCTTTGAAGGCCGTGGGGCCCACCAGGACCCATCCATCTCCAATAAGAAGGTGCCGAAGGCACCATCGATATAGTACCGTATTTGTCGGCGTTGCGCCCGCACGTTCCGAAATGTTGCGCAGCATTCAGCAATTCCCCACGAGCACGTCGTCCAGGTGGCGGCGCGCCACGTCGGCGAGCGCGCGGAGCGCGGGCACGGGCGTCGGGGGCCGGTCGAGCATGCGATGGCAGGGGAAGAACCGCGTGAGGTGGTACGGGATGCGCGGGTCGAGCGAAGCCAGCCAGGCCGCCGCCGCGTCGATCTCGCCGGGGTCGTCGTTGAGGCCGGGGATCACGAGGGTCGTCACCTCGAGATGGCACGCCGGGTCGGCCGCCAGCGTCTCGATGGTGCGCTTGACGGCGGCCAGGTCGCCACCCGCCAGGTCGTAGAACCCCTGCGTGAACCCCTTGAGGTCGATGTTGGCCGCGTCCACGACGCCGAGGAGCTCGGCCAGCGGCCCCTCGTTCACCATGCCGTTGCTCACCAGCACGTTCGCAAGCCCCGCCTCGTGCGCGAGCCGCCCGACGTCGCGCACGTACTCGTAGCCCACGAGCGGCTCGTTGTACGTGTAGGCGATGCCGACGCACCCCTCGCCGCGTGCGCCCGCCGCCAGCCTCACGGCGTCCTCGGGGGCGAGCTCGCGCCACGCCGCGTCGTCCGGCCCCGCGCAGGCGATGTCCGCGTTCTGGCAGAACGGGCAGCGCAGGTTGCAGCCGTAGCTCCCCAGCGACAGCACCGTCGATCCCGGGAGGAACCGCGCGAGCGGCTTCTTCTCCACCGGGTCGAGCGCGATCGAGGTGACGCGGCCGTAGTTCTCGTCCACCACCCGCCCGCCGCGCGCAGCGCGCGCCCGGCAGATGCCGCGCCGGCCCTCGGCGAGCGCGCAGGCGTGGGGGCACACGCCGCAGACGGCGCGCCCGTCAGCCACGACGGGCCTCTCCCCCGCGCACGTGGCGCACCACCTCGAACCGCTCGAGCTCCACGTCGTCGTCGAACGGGTCGATGCCGGCCTTGCGCTTCGCGATGTCCACCTGCTGCTGCGCCGAGTCCACGCCCTCGAGGTTCGGCAGCAGCAGGCCGCGCTTCCACCCCTTCGTCACGATCACGCCGTAGCGCGCGGGGTCGAGCTCGTCGATCGAGTCGATGGGCATGGGGGTGAGCAGCACGTCCACCGAGTACGACAGCGCGTCCAGCTCGTCGGGGCGCACGGGAGGGAACCGCGGGTCCTCGGAGGCCGCCGCCACGCCGTTGCGCACGATCTCGGCCGCCACGCTGCCGGTGACCGGCGCGATGGTGCCGATGCAGCCGCGCAGGTCGCCGTGCTCGTGCAGCGACACGAACACGCCGGCGCGCTCGTCGGCCAGCTCGGGCGGCAGGCCGTCCGGCAGCGCGATGGGGCTTCCCATGCGCACGAAGCCCTCGACGCTCGCACGGGCCAGCGCCACGTACGGGTCGACGGCCGCCTCGTCGGCCGCGCCGTTCTCGGCGTCCACCGCGTCCTCGCGCTCGTCGATGCCCGTCCGCACCGCGCCGTCGCCGGATGCGCCCTGCACCTCGAACGCCGCCACGGCGTAGCCCACGCCGAACGGCCCCTCGTAGCTGAGCAGCTCATGCGAGATCGGGAGGCCCTCCAGCGCGCCAGCCATGATCCAGAACGAGCGCAGGCCGCACTCGGCGGCCTCGTCGGCGAACTCCTCGTCGATGTCGAGCAGCCCGTCCAGGTCGCCCGCGTCGAACAGCGCCGTCACCGTGCGGTCGAACACCGGGCCCTGCGGCGCGTAGCCGTACGGCCCCTCGGGCGTGAGCTTGTGGGACAAATCGCCGCTGGCAATCAGCACGCAGCGACGGCCCAGGTCGGCGGCCGCCTCGGCGATGCAGCGCCCCAGGGCGAGGTGCGTCTCGGGCGACAGGCCCGCCAGACCGACGCGCACGAGCCGGTAGCCGGCGTACGCCTCGTTCACGAAATGGAGCGGCACGAAGGTGGCGTGGTCGAGCTCGCCGTCGCGCATGCCGCTGCCGCACAGCGGCACGGTGTGCTTGCGCGCGCAGGCGGCGATGGCGGCTCCCATCGCGCCGTCGTAGGGCACGGTGACGGACGCGTCCCACGCCCCGAACCGCCCCATGTCGCCGTGGCCCGCCTCGCCGGTGGACACGTGGAAGCAGTCGCGGAACAGCGGCGCGTGCGGCGAGACCACCACGATGGTGTCGGGCGCGTGCGCGGCGATGCGGCGCGCCACCTCGCGGTAGGCGTCGATGGTGTCCTGGATGGCGCGCTCCTGCCCGCGGCCCACCTCGGGCACGATGAGCGGCGGATGCGGCACGGCGTACGCGGCGACGATTCCCATGAAGGCTCCCTTCCACGGCGTTGACCGGGCGCGCCCGGAAGCGCGGGCGCGCCTATCGTTTCGGCCATTGTACACCGCCGGGACCCGTCCCCGCGACGCCCCGCGCCCGCCGCCGCCCATCCGGCACGCAAGCGTTGACGGACGTGCGCGCCTAGCGCACGTCGGTGCGGGTGGCGTCCTCGGGGTTCATCGTCATGGTCTGGAAGCGGTGCTCCATGTAGGCGTTGTCGAAGTGCTTCGCGTAGAACTCCTCGATGGGCGTGTCGGGCGTCTTGCCCGCCATGCGCTGGTACCAGCAGTCGATGGACTGGACGGACATCACGCCGTCCACCAGCATGAGCACCGTGCACACGGCCGTCACCGTGTAGCGCCAGTTCCACGGGATGAGGTTGATGAGCTTCAGCAGCTGCGGCAGCAGCAGCTTGATCCACGCCACGCCCAGCACGCCCCACATCACCATGAACGCGAAGTTCGTGCGCCCGTCGATGGACAAAAACGTGCCCGAGTAGTCCCACGCGCGGATGCCGAACGCGAACTCCATGATCCAGCTCGTGAAGTACTCGAACGCCCCGCCGATGACGGCGCTCACGAGGAAGACCGCCCACACGGGCTTGTCGTGGAAGCGGTTGAGGGCGATGGTCATGAGCAGCGCGCCGAACCCGTAGATGGGCGAGAACGGCCCGAACAGCATGCCGGCGCGGTCCTGGTAGCCGCCGAACACGATGAAGTGGTAGACCGTCTCGATGACGAGCCCCAGCACGCAGCACACCGTGAATATCCAGAACAGGTTGAAGAAGTTCAGCGTGATGAACCCTTTTTTGGGCGTGCGCTCGCGCGCCAGCCTCCGCTCCTCCGCGCGCTGCTCCTTGTCCATCTTCTTGAGCATGCGCTGCAGCTTGCGCTCCTCGCGCAGCTGCGGGTCGAGGTAGCTGGTCACCGCGATGAGGATGACGATCTGGACGAGGTAGCCGATATGGTGCGCCGACAGGCCGAACAGCATCAGCGTGCCGATGACGGCCAGCACGGTGAGCGCCACGAGGGTGTTGGCGGCCTGCGCCGCGTGCGCGCGGCGGTTGCGCAGCAGCCGCACGCCCAGCACCGCGAACAGCACGGCCGACGCCGCGAGCACCGCCATGAGGGCGGCGAAGATGACCACGGACGCCGTGCGGTAGCCCCCGCCGGCGATCCCCTGCACGAACGAGACGATCACGGGCACGAGATCGCCGAGCGACGTGAGCCCGCCGAGGATGCACAGCGCGCCGAACAGCTTGAGCGGCAGCGGCAGGCGCTGCTCGGGACGCTGCTCGGGACGCTGCTCGGGGCCCGCGTCCGGCGTGCGGCCCTCCTCGTTCACCGGATGGTTCATGGTCGCGTCCTTTCTTCGGTCGTTGACGATGACGTCGTGCGCACATCATACGATCCGCAGAGCCGGCGCGCGGCAGCCGCAACGCTACCGTAACGCGACCTGCGCCGAAATCCCCTGTTCCCTACGCGTCGCGGCGCCCTTCGCACAGGGCGTCGACGAAGTACCGATGGTAGGCCTCGTGCATCTTGCGGCGCTCCTTCACGCGCACCGGCACGCACGTCCCGTCGCGCAGGACGAAGTCGTCGCGCACGTCGGCGATGTAATCCATGTTCACCAGGCAGCTGCGATGGCAGCGCAGGAAGCGGGGGTCGTTCAGGTCCTGCTGCACGTCGTCGAGCTTCGCCAGGCCGCGGTGGCAGGAGCCGTCGGCGGTGTGCAGCAGCACCGCGTGGTCGCGGCTCTCGAGGTACACGATGTCGCCGAACGCGAAGTAGCGGCGCGACGCGCCCACCCGGAACGCCAGGCGCGGCTTGTGGGCGGGCAGAACCCGATCGAGGACGCGCTCGAGGTCGGCCGGGTCGAGGGGCTTCATCAGGTAGTCGGTGGCGCGCACCTCGTAGCTCTCCACCGCGTGCTCGCGCGATACCGTGAGGAACACGATGGGCACCGCCGCGTCCACGGCGCGCAGCGCGCGGGCCGCCGACACGCCGTCCTCGCCCTCGAGGTAGACGTCGAGGAACACCAGATCGAAGGGCCCGTCTCCCGCCGCATCGGCCACCAGGTGCTCGCCGGCGGTATACTCCTGGTACCGGGCCCGAACGTTTCGCCCGGCCAGCGACCGGTCCAGCGCGCTGCGCAGATCGCTTCGCAGCGCTCCGTCGTCATCGCAGATCGCTATCCTCAAACCGGAACCTCCTCGTATTCTCTTCCGTTTTTGACCATGTTGATCTATTTTCTGACGAAGAGGGTGGTGTTGTCCAGAACCGGTTACGACGCACAGAGCGCCGTTTTCGCAGTTGAGCATGGGGTCGCCCCCGCGATGCACGGCAAACGGCCTAGCCGTCCAGCTTCACGTCGCGCTTCAAACCATAGTGTAGAACGAGGTAGTACGCAATACCCGCGGCCATCCAGATGAGGCCGAGCACCTTCGCCGGCACGTCGAGGCTCCACCACGTGTACCCGATCACCGCGATGCCGCACAGCGGCGACAGCAGGTGCGCCACCCAGCGCCCGTCGCGCTTCTTGACGAAGAAGTACCCGATGACGGTGAC is a genomic window containing:
- a CDS encoding (Fe-S)-binding protein translates to MTQNTKQLRPRDMANDAPVLSPLDDLAPLPAPYDRNGLEPPFKEPKPAWAEEHCASLDGFVALDTLKRPETQEEEEAFVLSFLNGLEKLFADSNKRSLQPLMLTMEYCAKCNTCSEACHVFQGSNGDEIYRPSFRVDVLRRMYKKHFTPGGKLMPGFVGADVDVTWESIARLGELAYRCNLCRRCAQTCPLGLDNGLAAKEIRKLFSQEMGIAPTPVHAKGTQLQLKTGSTTGLTKPALIDTIEFIEEDIEERTGRKIKFPIDKKGADVLLMHNAGEFIAWPENPAAFAILLDEAGIDWTLSSDLLGYDSVNYGIWYDDFQAKKVALGQFEAAKKLGVRRIVVGECGHAHKAIAISADRMASEEERVPVESFLPLMADLVKTGKLKFDPSKNDFPVTLHDPCNVVRQMGIVKPQRDILKAIAPGFREMTPHGVDNYCCGGGSGFAIMSSYNFGDFRDKVSARTKWAQIVNAFPDEFENPDIVKYVCAPCSNCKGTIRELLKAYKGTATYNVQYGGLVELMVNGLASMDKPYLEFLEEA
- a CDS encoding respiratory nitrate reductase subunit gamma, which translates into the protein MNAALLGFVFVIIGLAGFVVLTAVKAWKYAHLPVHSRVELYPVPKEGDGRGKYGGSYFEEEDWWEKPRRLDPVYEVVDIMQEMLLISKLFKHQRSLWWASYAFHLGIYVMFGWSLLLLLTVFWNPEFLVVGTAVVGAVGFALSTIGAVLLLVRRAVDESLRAYTPPQEYFNILLILATLVTGIVAWTLFASPFDVARSVFAFDAAPLPPVVVAHLVLLGIMLLYIPLSKMSHYVGKFFAFHKVLWDNDPNVAGSKVAAMAEREAGGPAPAAWSAPHTRPSSSDTLEG
- a CDS encoding LysR family transcriptional regulator — translated: MSSLGQFVVFKEVADTGNVTQAAKHLHISQPSVSIQIQNLEQEYNVTLLERTNRGVLLTECGEIFYQYISQVIQAMREAQEVMLEHEAKQHRNVHVGATLTIGEYVVPFIADAMYHEHPQINLNVKVANTANMAEEVLDKQLHLALIEGPVPTNPDLIIENFWHDELVIVVGIDHPWSKLLSVSLNELKDERFIIREQGSGTRKVMENALQEGGVDASELNITMELNSTRAIKQSVMSGLGVTIISALTVQRECRQKQLSMLRLEGCQLQRPLNILTHKRGFLTSDEQTFLSLIRNRNRLKEILPPPLLP
- the amrS gene encoding AmmeMemoRadiSam system radical SAM enzyme, encoding MADGRAVCGVCPHACALAEGRRGICRARAARGGRVVDENYGRVTSIALDPVEKKPLARFLPGSTVLSLGSYGCNLRCPFCQNADIACAGPDDAAWRELAPEDAVRLAAGARGEGCVGIAYTYNEPLVGYEYVRDVGRLAHEAGLANVLVSNGMVNEGPLAELLGVVDAANIDLKGFTQGFYDLAGGDLAAVKRTIETLAADPACHLEVTTLVIPGLNDDPGEIDAAAAWLASLDPRIPYHLTRFFPCHRMLDRPPTPVPALRALADVARRHLDDVLVGNC
- the amrA gene encoding AmmeMemoRadiSam system protein A, yielding MGIVAAYAVPHPPLIVPEVGRGQERAIQDTIDAYREVARRIAAHAPDTIVVVSPHAPLFRDCFHVSTGEAGHGDMGRFGAWDASVTVPYDGAMGAAIAACARKHTVPLCGSGMRDGELDHATFVPLHFVNEAYAGYRLVRVGLAGLSPETHLALGRCIAEAAADLGRRCVLIASGDLSHKLTPEGPYGYAPQGPVFDRTVTALFDAGDLDGLLDIDEEFADEAAECGLRSFWIMAGALEGLPISHELLSYEGPFGVGYAVAAFEVQGASGDGAVRTGIDEREDAVDAENGAADEAAVDPYVALARASVEGFVRMGSPIALPDGLPPELADERAGVFVSLHEHGDLRGCIGTIAPVTGSVAAEIVRNGVAAASEDPRFPPVRPDELDALSYSVDVLLTPMPIDSIDELDPARYGVIVTKGWKRGLLLPNLEGVDSAQQQVDIAKRKAGIDPFDDDVELERFEVVRHVRGGEARRG
- a CDS encoding putative ABC transporter permease codes for the protein MNHPVNEEGRTPDAGPEQRPEQRPEQRLPLPLKLFGALCILGGLTSLGDLVPVIVSFVQGIAGGGYRTASVVIFAALMAVLAASAVLFAVLGVRLLRNRRAHAAQAANTLVALTVLAVIGTLMLFGLSAHHIGYLVQIVILIAVTSYLDPQLREERKLQRMLKKMDKEQRAEERRLARERTPKKGFITLNFFNLFWIFTVCCVLGLVIETVYHFIVFGGYQDRAGMLFGPFSPIYGFGALLMTIALNRFHDKPVWAVFLVSAVIGGAFEYFTSWIMEFAFGIRAWDYSGTFLSIDGRTNFAFMVMWGVLGVAWIKLLLPQLLKLINLIPWNWRYTVTAVCTVLMLVDGVMSVQSIDCWYQRMAGKTPDTPIEEFYAKHFDNAYMEHRFQTMTMNPEDATRTDVR
- a CDS encoding LytR/AlgR family response regulator transcription factor translates to MRIAICDDDGALRSDLRSALDRSLAGRNVRARYQEYTAGEHLVADAAGDGPFDLVFLDVYLEGEDGVSAARALRAVDAAVPIVFLTVSREHAVESYEVRATDYLMKPLDPADLERVLDRVLPAHKPRLAFRVGASRRYFAFGDIVYLESRDHAVLLHTADGSCHRGLAKLDDVQQDLNDPRFLRCHRSCLVNMDYIADVRDDFVLRDGTCVPVRVKERRKMHEAYHRYFVDALCEGRRDA